CGGACAAAGCCGTCGGTGCCGCCCACCAGCTTGATGACGACGATCTCGTCGCGGCGGCTTTCGATGGCCAGGCGGATGGTGTTGACCACCACCAGGACGACGGCCAGAGCCAGGGCCAGGGTGAGGGCGCCGACAATACGCCCGGCCAGTTCGATCATGGCGTGCAGGCGCTGCACCCAGAGCACATCCAGCTGGGCAATATCCACTTCCGGCAGGGCCGAGAGGGTGGATTGCAGGGCCGCCAGGGCGTCGGGGCGGGTGTCGCTGGGGTAAACCATGATGAGGGCGGGCAGGGGGTTGTCGGGCAGGGCGTCCAACACTTCGCCGAATCCGGACAGTTCGCGGAACTCCGCCAGGGCGTCGTCGCGGGTCACCAGGCGGGCGCGTTCCACGTCGTCGCGTCCCTGCCAGCGCTGGGCCAGGGCGCGTTGATCGGCGTCGCTGACGTCGGCCTTCAGGAAGACTGACAGGTGGGCATTGCCGTCCCAGTCGCGGGTCGCCGCCTGGGCGTTTTCCAGCAGCACCGTGATGCCGGCGGGCAGCGCCAGGGCGATGGCAATCACCAGCACGGTCATGGCGGTGGCGGCCGGGGTATTGCGCATGCGTTGCAGGGCGTCACGGGCGGAGTCGCGGTGGTGCAGGCGCCAGGCGGTCAGGCGATCACGCCAGACGCTGCGGCTGATGCGGGCGCCGGGGCGCTTCGGCGTCACCGGGGCGGGCTTGCGCGGTTTTATGGGGGTGGCGTTACGCGCCATGACCCACCTCCTCACGATCGGCCACCAGCGTGCCTTCGCGCAGGGTCAGCAGGCGGTGCGGATAGCGGGCGATCAGGGACAGGTCGTGGGTGGCGATCATCACGGCCACGCCGACGCGGGCGAAATCGCGGAACAGGTCCATGATCTCGGCCGACAGTTCGGGATCCAGGTTACCGGTGGGTTCGTCGGCCAGCAGGAGCGGTGGCTTGTTGACCACGGCACGGGCGATGCCGATACGTTGCTGCTCA
This sequence is a window from Isoalcanivorax indicus. Protein-coding genes within it:
- the ftsX gene encoding permease-like cell division protein FtsX; translation: MARNATPIKPRKPAPVTPKRPGARISRSVWRDRLTAWRLHHRDSARDALQRMRNTPAATAMTVLVIAIALALPAGITVLLENAQAATRDWDGNAHLSVFLKADVSDADQRALAQRWQGRDDVERARLVTRDDALAEFRELSGFGEVLDALPDNPLPALIMVYPSDTRPDALAALQSTLSALPEVDIAQLDVLWVQRLHAMIELAGRIVGALTLALALAVVLVVVNTIRLAIESRRDEIVVIKLVGGTDGFVRRPFLYTGFWYGLAGGLVAVLLVQIALLWVGSPMDELTSLYESEYSLIGIGFSNALILPLFAGLLGLMGAWLAVSRHLNDVDPQLL